The Nocardia sp. NBC_00508 nucleotide sequence GTGCCGGGACAGAATCGCCGGTGCTGCGCCGCCAGGCCGAGCGCACGCTGGAACAACTCGACGAATCCCGGGTCGGGGAGACCGAACCCGACCGGCTGGACGCGCAATCCGCGATCGGATTCCTGCGCTCGGCCGTGCACGAGGTGAACCCCGGCATCCGGTTCACGGCGCGGCGCTGGACCGGATTCGACGATCTGCACCTGCCGGTCGCCGCCGCGAGCACGATCGCCGCCGCGCTCGCCGAGGCCGTGCGCAACAGTCTGCGCCACGCCACCGTGGCCGGGCGCGACGTGCGGCGCACCGTCACAGTGACGATCAGCGCTGGTGGCATCCGCGTGGTATTCCGCGACGACGGCGCGGGTTTCGATCTGCGCGAGGTGCCCGTCGACCGGCTCGGCATCTCGGTGAGCATCCTCGGCCGCATGCGGCAGCTGGCGGGTGGCGCCGGGTTCGTGGAATCCTCGCCGGGCGAGGGGACGAGCGTCACGCTGGTATGGGGCGGCAATGGCTGAGCAGCAGGACACCGAATTCGGGCTGCGGGATCTGCTCGGACTGCGCGACCGGGCGGCTTGGCTGTTCCTGGTCATCCTCGAGGCGACCATCGTGCTCTACATGGTCCGGAACTTCTCGGAGACGCCGCTGGTCGCGGTCATCGCGGCGCTGGTCGTGCTCGCGCTGGCCGGCGTCGTGGTGGTGGCATCGCCGGTCGATCCGCTGCCCTGGCCCGCGACCGTGTTCGTCGCCGCCTCCGGGCCGCTGGCCACGATCTTGACCTCGTTCGACGTCGAACACGGCTGGTCGAAGCAGGTGTGGACGGCGTTCGCCGCGTCGTACGTGCTCGCCGTGCTGGTGCTGCGCGGACGGCCCGCCGCGGCCTGGCTCGGCGTCGCGGGCATCGGTGTGGTGATCGCGGTCGTGGGTGTGGTGGCCGGGCTGCGCGTCGGTGTGGTCGTCGGTTCGATCGTGCCGGTCGCGACGGTGGCGGGAGTGTCACTGTTCGCGGCGATCATGCGTCCCACGCAGCGCTCGCTGCGCCTGCTGCGGGAGGAGGCCACCATGCGCGCCGCCGCCGAGGCCGCCATGGCCGCGGAGAACGGGGAACGCGACCGGCAACTCGCCCGCCTGGACGCGGTGGCGCGCCCGATTCTGGAGCGCATCGCCGACGGCGACGAACTGACCGCCCTCGAGCGGGAACAGTGCCGGCTCCTGGAAGCCGAACTGCGCGACGGCCTCCGGGCCCCGCACCTGGTCACCGAACAGCTCAGCAGTGCCGCCCGCGGCGCCCGCTCGCGTGGCGTCGAGGTGGTCCTGCTCGACGACGGCGGTTTCGCGGGCGTCCCCGCCCGGGTGCGGCAGCAGGTGATCGACGCGGCCACCCGCGAGCTGGATGCCGCGAACGAGGGATCGGTCACGGTCCGCATCCTCCCGACCGGCCGCCGGATCCTGGCGACCGTACTGGCCACCGCGTCGGACCGAGACCGCCGCACCGAAATCGACACGACCGGCGCCGTCACCGTATCGACCTGACGAGAGCCTGTCGGTGCCACATGGCAGTGTGCGGTCCATGCGGAAGATGGGTGCGGCGGCGGCGCGTCGAACGGCTTTGGCGGCGCAGGGTTTCGGGGCGCGCAAGCCCGGTCGGGCGACCAGGCGATCGGTGCTCGGCGTGTTGGATAGAACGCAGCTGTTGCAGCTGGATTCGGTGTCGGCGGTGGTGCGGGCGCATTACGCGCCGGTGTTCAGCCGAATCGGTCCCTACGATCGCGCCCTGCTCGATCAGGCCGCATGGAGCAACGGCGTGCGGCGCCCGCGCGCACTGGTCGAGTACTGGGCGCACGAGGCCGCGCTCATCCCGGTGCAGGACTGGCCGCTGCTGCGCTGGCGGATGCGGCGCTACGAGCACGGGCGCTGGGCCGGTATGCGCAAGGTGGTGGAGCGCAATCCCACCTTGGGCAAGGACATCCTGGATGTGATCACCGACGTGGGCCCGGCCACCGCCGGTGAGGTGGAGCGCCATCTCGAGCTGGACAAGCCGCGGCCCAAGGGCTCCTGGTGGAATCTCAGCGACACCAAGATGATCTGCGAGCAGCTTTTCGCCGCGGGCGCGCTTTCTGTGGCCGCCCGCGTCGGGTTCACCAGGCATTACGACCTCGCGGAGCGGGTGATCCCGCCGGATGTGCTGGCGCGTCGCGTTTCCGAGCAGGACGCGGTGCGGGAGCTGATACTTCGGGCGGCCACCGCGCACGGCATCGGCACCGAGGCCGACCTGCGCGACTACTACCGCCTACAGCGCACCCAGACCGAGCCGGCCATCGCCGATCTGGTGGACGCGGGCGAGTTGATCCCGGTGGAGGTGGCGGGCTGGGCGAAACCGGCCTATCTGCGGGCCGGGGCGTCCACGCCGCGCCGCATCGACGGCGCCGCGCTGTTGTGCCCGTTCGATCCGCTGATCTTCTTCCGCGCTCGCACGGAGCGGATCTTCGACTTCCACTACCGGATCGAGATCTATACGCCGGAACACAAACGGGTACACGGCTATTACGTCTTCCCATTCCTGTTGAACGGCGAACTCGTCGGCCGCGTCGACCTGCGCGCCGAACGCGCGAGCGGTCGGCTGTGGGTGCCCGCCGCGTTCGCCGAACCCGGGTACGACACTCCGGCCACCGCGCATGCGCTCACCGGTGCGCTGCGGGAACTGGCCGACTGGCTCGAACTCGACGAGGTGGCGATCGGGGACCGGGGCGATCTCGCCCCGCTGCTGTAGCGTGCCGGGCTCGCGCGGCCGGGCTCAGCTGTCGCGCTTGGGTCCGTAGCCGCGCATCTGGTCGCGCAGCGCGCCGTGCACGGCACCCGACAGCCAGGAGTTCAATGACTGACCGCTCTGTGCGGCAGCTTCTTCCGCGCGCGCCTTCATCTGTTCGACCAGCCGGAGCGTGACCCGGCTGATGTCTCCGGTCATCTCCTCGAACGTGGGCGGCTCGTCGGTTGCCGTGCTCTTGCGCACATCGACCGAGGCGTCCGTGCCGTCGACCGACACGTGCACCGTGCGGTCGCCGAGCGCCGAGCTGACCTCCGCGGCGAGCTCGGACAGCGCGGCGAGCAACACCAACCGGGCCGAACTCTCCGTCGCCGCGGCCAGCGCCGCCGCCGTGGCCTGGGTCTTCTCGTCGCCGAGCGCTGCGGCGGCGATCAGGTTCTCGCGCAGCTGGGCGGTGTACTTGTTCAAATCCATGACACCAGTGTGACGTCTAAAATAATGTCTAGCAAGAGTATGTCTGACATCATCGTGCAGTCAGTGTCTGGCGATCGTCCCTTGTTGCGGCTCGATCGCCGACAAGGGTGTCGAGGGTGTGTCCCGGAGCGGGTAGCCTTTCTGACCATGACGAACGGTGAATCGACGCCAACGGAGCTGCGCGCGTCCGGCACGGTAGGTGTCGCGATGGTGACCCCCTTCAGTGCCGACGGCAAGCTCGACGTCGATACCGGGGTCGCGCTCGCGGCCGACCTGGTCGACCGCGGCGTCGACCTGCTCGCGATCTCCGGAACAACCGGCGAGTCGCCGACCACCACCGAGTCCGAGAAGGCCGATCTGCTGCGTGCCGTCGTCGACGCCGTCGGCGATCGTGCCACCGTGATCGCCGGCGCGGGCACCTATGACACCGCGCATTCGATCGAACTCGCGCGCTGCGCGCAGCGCGCGGGTGCACATGGTTTGCTCGTGGTGACGCCGTACTACTCCCGGCCCACCCAGGC carries:
- a CDS encoding winged helix-turn-helix domain-containing protein is translated as MRKMGAAAARRTALAAQGFGARKPGRATRRSVLGVLDRTQLLQLDSVSAVVRAHYAPVFSRIGPYDRALLDQAAWSNGVRRPRALVEYWAHEAALIPVQDWPLLRWRMRRYEHGRWAGMRKVVERNPTLGKDILDVITDVGPATAGEVERHLELDKPRPKGSWWNLSDTKMICEQLFAAGALSVAARVGFTRHYDLAERVIPPDVLARRVSEQDAVRELILRAATAHGIGTEADLRDYYRLQRTQTEPAIADLVDAGELIPVEVAGWAKPAYLRAGASTPRRIDGAALLCPFDPLIFFRARTERIFDFHYRIEIYTPEHKRVHGYYVFPFLLNGELVGRVDLRAERASGRLWVPAAFAEPGYDTPATAHALTGALRELADWLELDEVAIGDRGDLAPLL